One stretch of Chryseobacterium indologenes DNA includes these proteins:
- a CDS encoding bacteriocin, whose translation MKKSVTHKKKLTKTELKEISGGAKANCAEDLCKLRGVSSHFMIIGPRGKDGYCC comes from the coding sequence ATGAAAAAATCAGTCACTCACAAAAAGAAGCTTACCAAAACTGAGCTTAAAGAAATCAGTGGTGGTGCTAAGGCCAACTGTGCAGAAGATCTATGCAAACTCAGAGGAGTAAGCAGTCATTTTATGATTATCGGTCCTAGAGGTAAAGATGGATATTGCTGTTAA
- the mutS gene encoding DNA mismatch repair protein MutS, with the protein MAKSKKETPLMTQYNTIKGKYPDALLLFRVGDFYETFGQDAVKTSQILGIVLTKRNNGEGSVELAGFPHHSIDSYLPKLVRAGMRVAICDQLEDPKMVKGIVKRGVTELVTPGVTFNDQVLNSKKNNFLLSLHKEKEKYGIALVDISTGEFLVSEGNLEKLLHIVNTFDPSEIIFQRSVQIPEQIKNKNAFKLEDWAFQYNFAYEKLTGHFKTNSLKGFGVENLPLAITAAGAIFAYLVEDTHHNLLSHITKLQIIPQEDYLMMDNFTLRNLEIVYPSNPQGKSLLDIIDKTSTPMGGRLLRRRIILPLKSVDEISRRLSLIDFLNENDPLKYEIGQLLKSISDLDRLMGKLAAEKISPKELGYLRQSLINIHKIKALLHPHADVLAWLEPLFDLEELIEYLQNHLNEELPVSIAKGNVVKNGVSEELDRLRNLQSKGRGFLDEMCQREIERTGITSLKIDFNNVFGYYIEVRNTHKDKVPGDWVRKQTLVNAERYITEELKEYENQILGAEEKISVLESQLYRNVCAETMVYIDQIQGNSNIIAQLDVAAGLSELAVSESYTKPILNDGYAIDLKEARHPIIENALPLGEKYIPNDIFLDKDSQQIIMVTGPNMAGKSAILRQTAIVCLLAQIGSFVPAKHAEIGLLDKIFTRVGATDNISAGESTFMVEMNEAANILNNISERSLILLDEIGRGTSTYDGVSIAWAIAEYLHQHTTQAKTLFATHYHELNEMTVNFERVKNFHVSIQENKGNIIFMRKLVPGGSEHSFGIHVAKLAGMPAKVVNRANEILKTLEASRSQEGGTSENIKRVTEENMQLSFFQLDDPVLENIREELTKIDINTLTPIEALMKLNAIKKMIGG; encoded by the coding sequence ATGGCAAAATCGAAGAAGGAAACTCCACTTATGACTCAGTATAACACCATCAAGGGCAAATACCCTGATGCGCTTTTACTTTTCAGAGTAGGAGACTTTTATGAAACTTTTGGGCAGGATGCCGTGAAAACCTCCCAGATACTGGGAATTGTTCTTACCAAAAGAAATAACGGAGAAGGAAGTGTAGAGCTGGCTGGGTTTCCACATCACTCAATAGATTCTTATCTTCCCAAATTGGTAAGAGCCGGTATGAGGGTTGCTATATGCGATCAGTTGGAAGATCCCAAAATGGTTAAAGGAATTGTAAAAAGAGGAGTTACGGAATTGGTAACGCCTGGAGTAACTTTCAATGACCAGGTTTTAAATTCCAAGAAAAACAACTTCCTGCTTTCCCTTCATAAAGAAAAGGAAAAATATGGAATTGCCTTAGTAGATATCTCTACCGGTGAATTTCTGGTGAGTGAGGGGAACCTTGAAAAACTATTGCATATTGTCAACACTTTCGATCCCAGTGAAATTATTTTCCAGAGAAGTGTACAGATTCCGGAGCAAATTAAAAATAAAAATGCTTTTAAACTCGAAGATTGGGCCTTTCAGTACAATTTTGCTTACGAAAAATTAACCGGCCATTTTAAAACCAACTCTTTAAAAGGATTTGGTGTTGAAAACCTTCCGTTAGCGATTACAGCAGCCGGAGCTATTTTTGCCTACCTGGTGGAAGATACACATCATAACCTGCTTTCCCATATCACGAAACTTCAGATTATTCCTCAGGAAGATTATCTGATGATGGATAATTTTACTTTAAGAAACCTGGAAATTGTATATCCAAGTAACCCACAAGGGAAATCATTGCTGGATATTATTGATAAGACTTCAACTCCCATGGGAGGAAGGTTACTGAGAAGAAGGATTATTCTTCCTTTAAAATCTGTTGATGAAATTTCAAGAAGACTTTCCCTGATTGATTTCTTAAATGAAAACGATCCTCTTAAATATGAAATAGGACAGCTATTAAAATCGATTTCCGATCTTGACCGATTGATGGGAAAACTGGCAGCAGAGAAAATATCACCAAAGGAATTGGGGTATCTGCGTCAGAGTTTGATTAATATTCATAAAATCAAAGCATTGTTGCACCCTCATGCAGATGTATTGGCTTGGTTAGAGCCTCTGTTTGATCTTGAAGAACTGATTGAATACCTGCAAAATCATCTTAATGAAGAACTTCCGGTAAGTATTGCCAAAGGAAATGTGGTAAAAAATGGGGTCTCTGAAGAGCTCGACCGGTTAAGAAATCTTCAGAGCAAAGGACGAGGATTCCTGGATGAAATGTGTCAGAGAGAGATTGAAAGAACAGGAATTACAAGCCTTAAAATTGATTTTAATAACGTTTTCGGATACTATATTGAAGTCCGGAATACCCATAAAGATAAAGTTCCGGGTGACTGGGTGAGAAAGCAAACCCTTGTGAATGCCGAACGATACATCACGGAAGAATTAAAAGAATATGAAAACCAGATTCTGGGAGCTGAAGAAAAGATAAGTGTTCTGGAAAGCCAGTTATACAGAAATGTATGTGCGGAAACCATGGTTTATATTGATCAGATCCAAGGAAACTCTAATATTATTGCCCAACTTGATGTTGCTGCCGGATTATCTGAGCTGGCTGTTTCAGAAAGTTATACCAAGCCTATTCTGAATGATGGTTATGCTATTGATCTGAAAGAAGCAAGGCATCCGATCATTGAAAATGCCCTTCCACTAGGAGAAAAATATATTCCGAATGATATCTTCCTTGATAAAGATTCCCAGCAGATCATCATGGTGACAGGTCCAAACATGGCCGGTAAATCGGCAATTCTTCGTCAAACGGCTATTGTATGTCTTTTGGCCCAGATCGGAAGTTTTGTACCAGCCAAGCATGCGGAAATCGGGCTGCTGGATAAGATCTTTACAAGAGTAGGGGCAACGGATAATATTTCTGCAGGAGAATCTACTTTCATGGTGGAAATGAATGAAGCGGCCAATATCCTGAATAATATTTCAGAACGAAGCCTTATCCTTTTGGATGAAATTGGACGTGGAACTTCCACTTATGACGGAGTTTCCATTGCATGGGCTATTGCAGAATATCTTCACCAGCATACTACACAAGCAAAAACTTTATTTGCTACCCACTACCATGAACTGAATGAGATGACCGTGAATTTTGAAAGAGTGAAAAACTTTCACGTTTCCATTCAGGAAAATAAAGGGAATATTATTTTCATGAGAAAATTGGTTCCTGGAGGTAGTGAGCATAGTTTTGGTATTCATGTGGCTAAATTAGCGGGGATGCCTGCTAAAGTGGTAAACAGAGCGAATGAAATTCTTAAAACCCTTGAAGCGAGTAGAAGTCAGGAAGGAGGGACTTCAGAAAATATTAAAAGAGTAACTGAAGAAAATATGCAGCTTTCTTTTTTCCAATTAGATGATCCTGTTTTGGAGAATATTCGGGAAGAGCTTACCAAGATAGATATCAATACTTTAACACCGATTGAAGCCTTAATGAAGCTCAATGCCATAAAAAAAATGATTGGAGGATAA
- a CDS encoding cupin-like domain-containing protein — MILENVDIVNDISKEDFQKNYFKKQKPLLIKNFASRWDAFDKWNLAYIREKAGDQLVPLYDNKPADAAKSSDAPVTHMKMKDYIDTIKSKPSDLRIFFYIITDRLPELLKNFTYPDLGMKFFKRLPTLFFGGSEAHVLMHYDVDLGDFMHIHFEGKKRILLFDQKQSPFLYKVPLSVHTIYDVDYENPDYEKFPALKYAKGYEIFMEHGDALFIPGAFWHFNRYLEPGFSLSLRALPNKPNVFANMLYHVFIMRYTDKLMRKLFKAKWVNYKQKWAYKKSSEALEKHLKSER; from the coding sequence ATGATCCTCGAAAACGTAGATATAGTCAATGATATCAGTAAAGAAGATTTTCAGAAGAATTATTTTAAAAAGCAGAAACCTCTTTTAATCAAGAATTTTGCAAGCCGTTGGGATGCTTTTGATAAATGGAATCTTGCCTATATCCGAGAGAAGGCAGGCGATCAGCTAGTTCCTTTGTATGATAATAAACCGGCTGATGCTGCTAAAAGTTCTGATGCTCCGGTAACCCATATGAAAATGAAGGATTATATTGATACGATAAAAAGTAAACCTTCGGATCTTAGAATTTTCTTTTACATTATTACAGACCGACTTCCGGAACTGCTTAAGAATTTCACCTATCCAGATCTGGGAATGAAGTTCTTCAAAAGGCTTCCTACTTTGTTTTTTGGAGGAAGTGAAGCCCATGTATTGATGCATTATGATGTAGATTTGGGTGATTTTATGCACATCCATTTCGAAGGGAAAAAGAGAATTCTGTTATTCGATCAGAAACAGTCTCCGTTTTTATATAAAGTACCTTTATCTGTTCACACTATTTATGATGTAGATTATGAGAATCCTGATTATGAAAAATTTCCTGCGCTGAAGTACGCGAAAGGATATGAAATCTTTATGGAACATGGTGATGCTCTTTTTATTCCCGGAGCATTCTGGCATTTCAACCGATATCTTGAACCGGGATTTTCACTCTCATTAAGAGCGCTTCCCAATAAACCGAATGTTTTTGCCAATATGCTGTATCATGTCTTTATCATGAGGTATACAGATAAACTTATGCGTAAATTGTTTAAAGCTAAATGGGTAAATTATAAGCAAAAATGGGCCTATAAGAAAAGTTCAGAGGCGTTGGAAAAACACTTGAAGTCAGAAAGATAG
- a CDS encoding RNA methyltransferase: MVQKLKLEELNRIDVETFKNVEKIPLVIILDNIRSMHNVGAAFRTADAFLIEKIILCGITPQPPHREIHKAALGATESVDWSHEEDTNNAISDLKSKGYEIIGIEQTTGSRVITDFIIDKSKKYALILGNEVEGISDEVLPNVDVFLEIPQLGTKHSLNVSVCGGIVMWEFAKALK, encoded by the coding sequence TTGGTACAGAAACTAAAACTGGAAGAACTTAACAGAATAGATGTAGAAACATTTAAGAACGTTGAAAAAATTCCGTTGGTCATCATTTTAGATAATATCAGAAGTATGCACAACGTAGGTGCCGCTTTTAGAACAGCAGATGCTTTTTTAATTGAAAAAATAATCCTTTGCGGAATTACTCCGCAACCACCCCACCGGGAGATTCATAAAGCAGCATTGGGTGCAACAGAAAGTGTAGACTGGTCTCATGAAGAAGATACCAACAATGCTATTTCAGATCTGAAAAGTAAAGGATATGAAATCATAGGAATTGAGCAGACTACGGGTAGCCGGGTCATTACAGACTTCATTATTGACAAGTCAAAAAAGTATGCTTTGATTTTAGGAAATGAAGTAGAAGGCATCAGTGATGAGGTATTGCCTAATGTGGATGTCTTTTTAGAAATTCCACAACTTGGTACCAAGCATTCTCTCAATGTGAGTGTATGTGGCGGAATTGTGATGTGGGAATTTGCAAAAGCCCTAAAATAA
- a CDS encoding bestrophin family protein has translation MRAYNTKHFIKILFSLHKSDTLKILFPSMILVGLYSWGIQYLEVEYLHLTTKSGISNVGMIHSLLGFVLSLLLVFRTNTAYDRWWEGRKLWGKLVNDTRNFAIKINTILGDNRQDAEQVSRYLKYFPHFLAQHLSKESTRLALDEDYSEIEKTLKNHGPSEIIILLSHKLNQLKKEGKISEIELLYLDTQLSGFLEVCGGCERIKNTPIPYSYSSFIKKFIILYVFALPIAYVITIGLFMIPLTVFVYYVLMSLELIAEEIEDPFNNDENDIPMETIAQNIEKNVHQIMNKKSTF, from the coding sequence ATGAGAGCCTACAATACGAAACATTTCATTAAAATCCTTTTCAGCTTACACAAAAGTGATACTCTGAAGATCCTTTTTCCAAGTATGATTCTTGTAGGATTATACTCATGGGGAATCCAGTATCTGGAAGTAGAGTATCTTCACCTTACCACCAAATCAGGAATCAGTAATGTAGGGATGATTCATTCTCTTTTGGGGTTTGTACTCTCTCTTTTATTGGTTTTCAGGACTAATACAGCGTATGACAGATGGTGGGAAGGAAGAAAATTGTGGGGTAAACTGGTGAATGATACCCGAAATTTTGCCATAAAGATCAATACCATCCTTGGAGATAACCGTCAGGATGCAGAACAGGTTTCAAGATACTTAAAATATTTTCCTCACTTTTTAGCCCAGCATCTTTCTAAAGAATCAACGCGTCTGGCATTAGACGAAGATTATTCAGAGATTGAAAAAACGTTGAAAAACCATGGACCAAGTGAAATTATTATTCTTTTAAGCCATAAGCTTAATCAACTAAAAAAAGAAGGCAAAATTTCAGAAATTGAACTGCTGTATCTGGATACTCAGCTATCAGGGTTTCTTGAAGTATGTGGCGGCTGTGAAAGGATTAAAAACACTCCTATTCCCTATTCCTATTCCTCATTCATTAAGAAGTTTATCATTTTATACGTATTTGCCCTTCCTATTGCTTACGTGATTACCATTGGGCTTTTCATGATTCCTCTTACCGTTTTTGTATATTATGTATTAATGAGTCTTGAGTTGATTGCGGAAGAGATTGAAGACCCTTTCAATAATGATGAAAATGATATTCCAATGGAAACCATAGCGCAGAATATTGAGAAAAACGTTCATCAGATTATGAATAAGAAATCAACCTTTTAA
- a CDS encoding energy transducer TonB: MKKLIFLLFTLGFTLCFSQAKQDRTESPVKDYTNKADIKPEFPGGISAFKTLIMSKLNFSIITDSANTEVRFLIDSKGELSSVTADGAQESFNKEVIRIINTINKKWEPAVYKNKPVDYWYTLPMSISFD, translated from the coding sequence ATGAAAAAATTAATATTTCTACTATTTACACTTGGGTTCACATTATGCTTCTCCCAGGCAAAACAGGACCGAACAGAATCCCCTGTAAAAGATTACACTAATAAAGCAGATATAAAGCCTGAATTCCCTGGAGGAATTTCTGCATTCAAAACACTCATTATGAGTAAATTAAATTTCAGTATCATTACAGACTCAGCAAACACAGAGGTAAGGTTTCTCATTGATTCCAAGGGAGAACTGAGCTCTGTGACGGCAGACGGAGCGCAGGAAAGCTTTAATAAAGAAGTAATACGGATCATCAATACCATAAACAAAAAATGGGAGCCTGCGGTTTATAAAAACAAACCTGTTGACTATTGGTATACCCTTCCAATGTCAATAAGTTTTGATTAA
- a CDS encoding GNAT family N-acetyltransferase — protein MEFPVLETERLILRQLTLNDTQDLFEYFSLEEVMEYYDLEAFKSIEDAQQIIQHFNSEFEKDKGFRWALQLKSKGKVIGTCGYHNWYREHFKAEIGYELNPLYWRQGYMKEAILPILTFGFESMRLHRVDAFIDPANFSSEKLLTSVNFQEEGTLRDYFFEKGKFVDAKIFGLINK, from the coding sequence ATGGAATTTCCTGTTTTAGAAACTGAAAGACTTATTCTCCGCCAGCTTACACTTAATGACACCCAAGATCTGTTTGAATATTTTTCTCTGGAAGAAGTTATGGAATATTATGATCTGGAAGCTTTCAAATCCATTGAAGACGCACAACAAATCATTCAGCATTTCAACAGTGAGTTTGAGAAAGACAAAGGCTTCCGATGGGCCTTACAGCTAAAGTCCAAGGGTAAGGTGATTGGTACTTGTGGATATCACAACTGGTATCGTGAGCATTTCAAAGCTGAAATTGGTTATGAACTTAACCCTCTTTACTGGAGACAGGGTTATATGAAAGAAGCCATTCTCCCTATTCTGACATTCGGTTTTGAAAGTATGAGATTACATCGTGTAGATGCTTTTATTGATCCTGCTAACTTTTCATCCGAAAAGCTTCTGACATCTGTGAATTTTCAGGAAGAAGGAACCCTCAGAGATTACTTTTTTGAAAAAGGGAAGTTTGTGGATGCTAAAATCTTTGGACTTATTAACAAGTAA
- a CDS encoding TlpA disulfide reductase family protein, protein MKNLLKILTVFLFCTFYNAQQADVAVLKYEELEKKIQLEKDKFLVVNFWSTTCAPCVKELPHFMEINHQYAGNPEFKMMLVSLDRLVDKERVLKFIKNKNLTAEVVLLDDIKRMNTWIPRFEKEWDGNIPVTLFYKNGEKVYFNDGEMSKEELRKTITENLQ, encoded by the coding sequence ATGAAGAATTTACTGAAAATCTTGACTGTTTTTCTGTTCTGTACATTCTATAATGCTCAGCAGGCAGATGTTGCTGTTTTAAAATATGAAGAACTGGAAAAGAAAATCCAATTGGAGAAAGATAAATTTTTGGTTGTTAATTTTTGGTCAACCACCTGTGCACCATGTGTGAAAGAACTTCCTCACTTCATGGAAATCAATCATCAATATGCCGGTAATCCAGAGTTTAAAATGATGCTGGTTTCATTAGACAGATTGGTGGATAAAGAAAGGGTTTTAAAATTCATTAAAAACAAAAATCTAACGGCTGAAGTTGTTCTTTTAGATGATATTAAAAGAATGAATACCTGGATTCCGAGATTTGAAAAAGAATGGGATGGAAATATTCCCGTAACTCTTTTTTATAAAAACGGAGAGAAAGTCTATTTCAATGACGGAGAAATGAGCAAGGAAGAGCTCAGGAAAACAATTACTGAAAATCTACAATAA
- a CDS encoding YARHG domain-containing protein codes for MKTLHYTLISLLAVSLISCKKEGKTIESYKDSLTSKKDSVAIPEIHKEYYGVYTGDFAGMEKVVDDVDGTEYEENFYKKISIKINRITKDSVYGQSIVNGNQRPVRGVFNETSKSFVLDEPGNDKTDGRFEIKLNGDSLTGKWNAFNKKAVKAPLKSLKLIKKEFVYNPNFMLDPDSNLVDWNNPKDFVEKYTDSDGKTESYTTSKNRVASDAVFKLNASKQKLSEKDLKNLRKLDIEIIKNSVFARHGYSFKKETYRDFFEQTNWYIPVSNNVDNELSPMEKDNVALLNRFIKYAEDKYDSFGR; via the coding sequence ATGAAAACTTTACATTACACTTTGATTTCCCTGCTTGCAGTTTCCCTGATAAGCTGCAAAAAAGAGGGAAAAACGATTGAATCATACAAAGATTCCCTAACCTCCAAAAAAGACTCTGTTGCTATTCCTGAAATTCATAAAGAATATTATGGAGTTTACACGGGTGATTTTGCCGGGATGGAAAAAGTGGTTGACGATGTAGACGGCACCGAATATGAAGAGAATTTCTACAAAAAAATTTCCATAAAGATCAACAGGATTACCAAAGACAGTGTTTATGGGCAAAGCATCGTAAACGGGAACCAACGCCCTGTAAGAGGTGTTTTCAATGAGACTTCAAAATCTTTTGTATTGGATGAACCAGGAAACGATAAAACAGATGGCAGATTTGAGATAAAACTAAACGGAGACAGCCTAACCGGAAAATGGAATGCCTTCAATAAAAAAGCCGTAAAAGCCCCTCTGAAATCCCTCAAACTCATCAAAAAAGAATTTGTTTATAATCCCAATTTTATGCTTGATCCAGATTCAAACCTGGTTGACTGGAACAATCCTAAGGATTTTGTCGAAAAATATACTGACAGTGATGGAAAAACCGAAAGCTATACCACATCAAAGAATCGGGTTGCATCTGATGCGGTCTTCAAACTGAATGCCTCTAAACAGAAGCTAAGCGAAAAAGACCTTAAAAATTTAAGAAAACTGGATATAGAGATTATCAAAAACTCAGTATTTGCAAGGCATGGGTATTCCTTTAAAAAAGAAACTTACAGAGATTTCTTTGAACAGACCAATTGGTATATTCCGGTTTCCAATAATGTAGATAATGAGCTTTCTCCTATGGAAAAAGATAATGTAGCCCTATTAAACAGGTTTATTAAATATGCAGAAGATAAATATGACAGTTTCGGAAGATAG
- a CDS encoding thioredoxin family protein translates to MKNMKILMAAFIAGLGLLSFTTTDHDKNKPQKESITTVKGYEVGDEATDFKLKNIDGKMVSLSDFKTAKGFIVIFTCNHCPYAKKYEERIIELDKKYKSQGYPVIAINPNNPNVQPEDSYQKMIERAKQKGFTFPYLVDEGQKIYPQYGATKTPHVFVLQKENGKNIVKYIGAIDNNYDNPNDVSEYYAQDAVNALIKGEPVKTTKTVAIGCTIKVKK, encoded by the coding sequence ATGAAAAATATGAAAATTTTAATGGCGGCTTTTATTGCCGGATTAGGCTTGCTAAGCTTTACAACAACGGATCACGATAAAAACAAACCTCAAAAAGAAAGCATTACAACGGTAAAAGGCTATGAAGTAGGGGATGAAGCCACTGACTTCAAGCTTAAAAATATTGACGGAAAAATGGTTTCCCTAAGTGATTTTAAAACAGCCAAGGGGTTTATCGTTATTTTTACCTGTAACCATTGCCCGTATGCCAAGAAGTATGAAGAAAGAATCATTGAACTTGATAAAAAATATAAATCCCAGGGATATCCGGTCATAGCAATTAACCCAAATAATCCGAATGTACAGCCTGAAGATAGCTACCAAAAGATGATAGAAAGAGCAAAACAGAAAGGATTTACTTTTCCATACCTTGTAGATGAAGGACAGAAAATCTACCCGCAGTATGGAGCTACAAAGACTCCACATGTTTTTGTGCTGCAAAAGGAAAATGGAAAGAATATTGTAAAATATATAGGAGCCATTGATAACAATTACGATAACCCGAACGATGTGTCAGAATACTATGCCCAGGATGCAGTAAATGCTTTGATAAAAGGGGAGCCGGTAAAAACAACAAAAACTGTTGCCATTGGGTGCACAATCAAAGTAAAGAAATAA
- a CDS encoding DUF2809 domain-containing protein, which yields MKFQFSLKYLLVSIFIFLVEVLIATKLKGIFFVRAYLGDVIVVILLYTLVKSFFRVNNEKLILGILVFSCLIEFAQYFNIAEKLGFRPGSLMYIVIGNSFSWIDILCYVVGALLLYLFVKMSEGKNTSSTRYL from the coding sequence ATGAAATTCCAATTTAGCCTGAAATACCTGCTTGTTTCCATTTTTATTTTTCTTGTTGAGGTATTGATTGCAACAAAACTGAAAGGTATTTTCTTTGTAAGGGCTTATTTGGGAGATGTTATTGTCGTTATACTTCTTTATACCTTAGTAAAGAGTTTTTTCAGAGTGAACAATGAAAAATTGATTCTTGGGATTTTAGTTTTCTCCTGTCTTATAGAATTTGCCCAGTATTTTAATATTGCAGAAAAATTAGGCTTCCGTCCTGGAAGCCTGATGTATATTGTGATTGGAAATTCTTTTTCATGGATTGATATTCTGTGCTATGTTGTGGGGGCGCTGTTGCTCTATCTTTTCGTTAAAATGTCAGAAGGTAAGAACACATCCTCAACACGTTATCTTTAA
- a CDS encoding toxin-antitoxin system YwqK family antitoxin: MKSFFLLFFSISSLILAQKTCGYKDGLQEGTCKQFYDNGQLKYVVEWKKGKQDGNATFYYDNGKVESKGEFKKDYKVKEWSYYDKNGVLTSKEVFRNGEKNIYDNSLTATFYSPAGKVTEISNYKFNKLHGETKTFHEDGKSVKQWGQYDNGIATGKWKVFYPSGKLQRETEFVNDKWNGNRIHYREDGSIEKTEVYKDGKLISTK; the protein is encoded by the coding sequence ATGAAATCCTTTTTTCTATTGTTTTTCTCCATTTCCTCCCTTATTTTAGCACAAAAAACTTGTGGATACAAGGATGGATTACAAGAAGGAACCTGCAAACAATTCTATGACAACGGCCAACTAAAATATGTAGTTGAATGGAAAAAAGGAAAGCAGGATGGCAATGCTACTTTTTATTATGATAATGGAAAAGTAGAATCAAAGGGTGAATTTAAGAAAGATTATAAAGTAAAAGAATGGTCATATTATGATAAAAACGGTGTTCTGACTTCCAAAGAAGTATTCAGAAACGGTGAGAAGAATATTTATGACAATAGCCTTACCGCTACTTTTTACTCACCTGCCGGAAAGGTTACAGAAATTTCAAATTATAAATTCAATAAACTGCACGGTGAAACCAAGACATTCCATGAAGATGGAAAATCAGTCAAGCAATGGGGTCAGTACGATAACGGAATTGCCACTGGGAAATGGAAAGTATTTTATCCTTCAGGAAAATTACAGCGTGAAACAGAGTTCGTTAATGACAAATGGAATGGCAACAGAATCCATTACCGTGAAGACGGAAGCATTGAAAAAACAGAGGTCTATAAAGACGGAAAATTAATCTCAACAAAATAA
- a CDS encoding DUF2306 domain-containing protein, with translation MLSAKRNITFFFTILLIIGFGYFFWLMLKITLEYIPVNPNVSFLMIKQTEVEHRPEYLYFFYIHVYTSIFVLLSGFLAITRKDFRLKNFHRNTGKVYIFLILLLAAPSGIYMGFFANGGLLSKISFVVLGFLWWFSTFKAYQLVRQKKFKDHKQWMWRSFAFTLSAITLRVWKVIIVYLFHPNPMDVYQIIAWLGWIPNIVIIEYLITKKQI, from the coding sequence ATGCTTTCAGCCAAAAGAAATATTACATTTTTCTTTACGATCCTTCTCATCATAGGATTTGGATATTTCTTTTGGCTGATGCTCAAGATCACTCTTGAGTATATTCCTGTAAATCCCAATGTCAGTTTCCTGATGATTAAGCAAACGGAAGTTGAGCATAGGCCGGAATATCTCTATTTTTTCTACATTCATGTCTACACTAGCATCTTTGTCCTTCTTTCAGGATTTTTAGCGATCACCAGAAAAGATTTCAGATTAAAAAACTTCCACAGGAATACGGGGAAAGTATACATTTTCCTCATTTTACTTTTGGCTGCACCTTCAGGAATTTATATGGGATTTTTTGCCAATGGAGGCCTTCTTTCAAAGATTTCATTTGTTGTGCTGGGCTTTTTATGGTGGTTTTCCACTTTCAAAGCGTATCAGTTAGTCAGACAAAAAAAATTTAAAGATCACAAGCAATGGATGTGGCGGAGCTTTGCTTTTACATTATCCGCCATCACGTTGCGAGTGTGGAAAGTTATTATTGTATATTTATTCCATCCCAACCCTATGGACGTTTACCAAATCATTGCATGGCTGGGCTGGATTCCCAATATCGTAATCATTGAATACTTAATTACAAAAAAACAGATATGA
- a CDS encoding CBS domain-containing protein yields the protein MFIKDYISKDFPCFNLSDSIESARNTLEDFGYSHIFIKKSHHFYGALAKDFLYEEDGGTLKELEHQIERFAILDDNNIMDSIRLFYTFSTNVIPVINKSEKYLGYITCDDIFQDLSRYPLFSESGAILTVETPARKYSMTEIANIEESNNSKFYGGFISFMSDEVIHITIKISNENLASIDSTFDRYDYRIVEKYYSDEKSDLFKDRFGFFQKFIEI from the coding sequence ATGTTTATCAAGGACTATATCTCAAAAGATTTCCCATGTTTTAACCTGTCAGACTCTATAGAGTCGGCAAGAAATACATTGGAAGACTTCGGATATTCTCATATTTTCATCAAAAAATCCCACCACTTTTACGGAGCCCTGGCCAAGGACTTTTTATACGAAGAGGATGGTGGAACTTTGAAGGAACTTGAGCATCAGATCGAACGATTTGCCATTTTGGATGATAATAATATTATGGACAGTATCCGTCTGTTTTATACATTTAGCACCAATGTGATCCCGGTAATTAATAAGAGTGAGAAATATTTGGGTTATATTACCTGTGATGATATTTTTCAGGACCTTTCCCGTTATCCGTTGTTTTCAGAATCAGGAGCAATCCTTACAGTAGAAACTCCTGCCAGAAAATACTCTATGACGGAAATTGCCAATATTGAGGAAAGCAATAATTCGAAATTTTATGGAGGATTCATCAGCTTTATGTCAGATGAAGTAATTCACATTACCATCAAGATCAGCAATGAAAACTTAGCCTCGATAGACTCAACTTTTGACCGGTATGACTACAGAATTGTTGAAAAATATTATTCTGATGAGAAATCCGATCTGTTTAAAGACCGATTCGGTTTTTTCCAAAAATTTATAGAAATATAA